The genomic stretch GCAAACTGCATAGCATTCCCAAGCTTCTTGGCAACTGTCCTTCAATGTTTGAGTTTTCCGACAAATCAAGCATCCGAAGAGATGTCAAACTGCCAAATGTTTCTGGAAGTGCTCCGTGGAGACTGGTAGAGTGCATTTCCAGGGTGACTAGTTTAGTCAAACTAAACAACCAGGGAGGTAACGTGGAGTTGAAATCATTGTATGAGAGATCGAGAACCGAAAGGGATGCAAAATTCATGGAAGGAAGAGTGAGAGGAAGGACGGAAAGACCACAAGAGGGCAAATGCAATTCAACGAGTGAAGGGAGCATATTGACAGTGGGAAGCCAATATGAGTTAGCCTTGCTTAGGTTTACTCCTCCGAGGTTTAGGTACTTTAAGGAAGAAAGAGGAGCAAGCCAACGGATTTCATTTGCAACCGGTTCAAAATTATAATAGCCGAGGTCTAGAGAAAGCAATCTCGAAAGGTTTCCGAGATTGTGGGGAGTGACTCCACCGAAAGATGCACTAGAGAGATTGAGGTATTCCAATTTCTCTAGTGATCCAATGAAGCTTGGAATTTGAACACCTTCGAAGTCATTCATGCTCAAATCCAAGTGAATTAAATCATTCAAAACAAGCAAAGAAGGGTTGATCTCACCGCCAAATTCGTGCACTGCTTCATCCTCACCATCTGAAAATTCATTGCGGAGATTGAGCTTGGTCACACGTCCAGTTACGTAGTTGCAGCCTACGCCGCTCCATTGACAGCAATCTTCTCCCACCCAAGGCAAAAGCCGGTCTGAAGGATCTGTGATACCGCCTTTGAGCTCGAGAAGGGCTTTCCTCTCAATTTCCTTGCATCCCACGTTAAGATCAGCACTGCAGTAACcaagtttagtggtttcaaaGAACAGAAATCCTGACAGTACAATAAGTGAAAAAAGTTGGACGGAAGCACTCCTGTGAACCATACTTCTTATGTGAGCAAGCAATGAGATACTATTTGCAGGTCTCAAGATATCTGCAATATTTGAAGTGTGAAAAAGTATAAACATTGTCATTTTTCTAAGAAGAACTTTCTAAGTCTTCAAGGAAAATGGGGAGGCGCATGGTGTATGGCTGGCCCTTCACAGTCGCTAAACTTCCAAGTCAGTGGTCTTGACTCTTAGTGTTGCGTGACTTCCATTTTGTGGAGAATGAGTCATACGTTAATAGGAGGAGGGATTTTGCATGAACTTATAAGGAGTTGGGCTAtttcccatattgccaattggttttatggtggaacccaaactttctttatggtatcaGAACAGGTTGTTCCACGTGTGAAGTCAAACGGCTAGATGTATTTCACGTCACCCAAGTTATGTTGTCCACGTATTAAGCTCAAAAATTCGCCACACGTAAGGGGTATGTGGAGAATGAGTATTgaaccccaactttcttcacatTACACCAGTATAATATTATTGTCTCGTTCTGTGACAAATATCtaaaaatatgtataaattTTTGTCCACATGACTTTGTGTTAGCGGCACAAATCAGAATGACAAACCACTATTTGAAGATCAAGGCATACGTTGGAAATCCATTGAGAACGGGTCAAATGGGGTCAATCTTGACACAGCCCTTCCAAGTCAATGATGACGGCACAGTATCAAACCATTGGAAGTCTTTGTATTCCAAGTTTCGTGGGATCAATGACAATGATTTTGTAAGTTGAAATTCGCAATTGCAGTCAATAGGATATTAAGGAGAAATTCTTGTATATAACCGGGAACAAGACAAACTCTTTTGATAAGGGCAACCTGCAACCCTATAATAAGAATGTCAGATTGTTATGGTACTCGGAGCCAATCAAGCATTCAtatgaaaaaagttaaaaaaatgtaTTAACGTGAGATACTGTTACAATTGCATTCTCGATCCCTAAAAGAAATATGCAAGCCAGACAATACCCAATTATCCAATTAATAGGGAATAACACTTGGTTACTAAAATGATGAGTATGAGTTCCTACTTAAACTGTTTGTTGTCAATTTATATAACTTTGTGTTTATAATTAGATCCGTTCATATTATACATTATTCTATAAAGATCGcatttgcaaaaaatcaattaaaactaaagttgttTAGTCGTCAAAACTGTATAATAATTGGTAAAAGTATTATAAGTCATCTATGTATTTGTTACAATAACTAAAcgactttatttttaattcattttcttcaGAGATAATCGTTACAAAGtgaattataatatgaatggttttGATTATAACCCTAAAGCTCTGTAATTCAAACACGAAAAGTTTTGAATAGAAATTCCTCCTCATCCTAGGCACTCGAGCATTGTTCATTTATAGGTCCCCTTGTCCAAAGAAACTACTAGACGCGACCAAATGCAACAAAAAAGCTCCTACATTCTtttaaaatttccaaattttaaacaaattgCATGAGGACCAAGAAACTAGCATCACACAGTAAGATTTATAAATTCCACCATCAGTTTTATAATCATCTGTGCTGAAAGTTGAAACAATTTAAGAAAAAGCAGCTGAACCATTTAAAGAATTTGGACATAAACGCCAATACACACTTGAAGGTTTCCAAATGGAAACAAATTCAGAAACAACGATCGATTCAGCGCAACATCGATCTCTGAAGTGACAATCTACAATTATGCACTTATCTCTGATCAATCATCTGTGCCAAAGTACCGATCACCAAATTCACCCATTCCTGGTATGACACGGAACTCTTCATTCAGCGCAACATCGATCTCTGAAGTGACAATCTTCAAAGACGGAAACCGTTTGGAAACACAATGGATTCCTTCAGGGGCCTAGTCAGATGAAAATAGTAGGGCATTTAAGTCAATGTGTTGTTATCAGTATACAAAATACGCGCAATCAACCAGCATCAAGAAAAAACTCACAGAGATAAGGTTTAGGAAAATAATCTGCGCTTCAGGAACTCCTTTCTGTATGAGTAGTTCAACTGCCTGGTTAGCAGAGTTACCTACAAGTCATTAAGGTTGATTGTCACTTCTTCGCCATACCACATAACAAAGACTCCtatcccaaaaaataaaaaaataaacaaaacctgGACTGCAGTTTTAAGGTAGCAAAAGCTAACTTGCCATACCAACTGAATTTTCAGACTGTACACTATGCCTCACGACATGCTCTTTCAACGGGAATGGCTTAAGACATAAATAAATGATATCTTCCTACCACTGATGTGTATAAcaatgagaagaagaaaaaaccagCGACAAAAATTTTCCTTCAACACCATCAACTAACCAGCTTATGAGAGATTAATGGGATTACCTGTACCAAGGACTGGATCTAGAAGAAGGACATGACGTTCTGAAATATCCTTTGGAAGTTTCTCGTAGATAAGCTGTTTAAGTTGGAATAGCTCGATTATACACAACTTTTTATAAGGTTTGAGAGGGATGAGATAGCCATTGGTCAATTTTCTCCTCTAAAACCAAGGTACCTGCTTTCCATTGTCTCCAACACGGTGAATCAGAATCTTTCCAATCTTTATTCCTTTGCAGCATGCACGTAATGCATTTTCCATGCTCTCACCACTGGCATAATAAACAAGGAAAGGTTGTTGGCATAGACAAAGGACTGCCGGACAAATAAAACTTCCAAAATTCAATATCTGACTTAACGCTCACCTTCGAACGATTGAAACCCCACACAGTTTCTTGCAGAAATCCACCCCAGTATATACTGATCCTGGtatataacaaaagaaaattttcaaagacTCGCAAATATTCCTCATTTTCAGGCTATAGTTCAGATGATGCAAATTAAATATGAATCGATGTTTGTGCGAGATTTATCCATTTACTCAAAATAGCATATATCAAAATACACCCCACCCCCTCCATCTAAAGGAAAATCCATAACTATCCCCAATCTGAACCGAACAGGCCGCAATCAAGTTATGAAATGAGTATGGGTGAGGTAAGAAGAAATTATAGACATGTAATCAGCACACCTGTTGGAGTTATTATTTGCTTCTCTGTGAATGGCAAATGGCCAAGGCCGTGCTCCACAACCTGGAGGCCACATCAGAGTATCAGAAAATAGAAGCACAACTCTGGTagatttatgaaatttaaataagGCAGGGAATATAAATTACCAGACGTATTAGCCGATctgaataaaatacaaaatcatGTTTCGATATTTCTCGGTCTCGAATCAGTGTATGCATACCTCTTATCTGAAAAATGACAACAACTAGATTAAAGCCTGTAAGGAGATGAAGGTGAGCAAATAGTCATCTGATTGCAGACTGTTGGGAAAAGTTTTAAGGTTACAAGTCCATCACAATGCAAGTTATATGCTTAAATTACTTGGGTCAGTCAAACAAGAAATCTGATTCGTAATGCTTTTCAGAgctgaaaattaaaatactcgAGAAGAACACAAAACGTGCTCAGAAAATGTGGTTTAGAAAGTTTCTCAATTATAAAAACAAGACACATACGCAACTAAACTACAAACAAGACCCATAACTGATTTGCTATACAATAAATCATTCGTACTCGAGTTGTGGAATCAACAATCAAAGCCAAATACCAAATTCCTAATTCCGGAAAAAGACAGATGGTGAACAATTTGtctatataaaaacaaatcacACGAACACATACGGCATACCTGAAATGTGGACTGAATAACGTACACATTAGGATATATTTTGCAGAGGTCATGCTGACCAAGCTTTGTGCGAATATGTTGCACAATCAAATCAATGGCAACATGATTCTCACCTCCCAGGGGAATGATCACATCAGCATACTTCTTTGATGGGTGAATAAAATCATCAAAAGCAGGTTTGACGAACTTGGCATACTGCACAATACATAATGCCTCAGTGTGATTTCAGGAATGGAAATGATATAATCTCAGCAGAGTTACTAAACAAACTACAAAAGGCCACTCTAGTCTTACCCAACGCTACTAACAAAGTTATGGCTAACCCAACTCCTGTGGAAAGAACTATAAGCCAAGTTCAAATCGGGTCTTACCATTTCAAGAACAGAGTTAATGTCCCTGCCCCTCTCAACCGTGTCTCGTCTTATTCTACGAGCAAGCCTCACATCAGCATCTATTAACATATGTTAAATAGTAAGATAAatattcagagagagagagagagagagagatagagcataacgaaaaaaaaaaaagggttaaggCCTCCCCCTCACACACATACAGAGACTGGCAAAGAAGAGGAAAATTCCACATCAAGACCGCAAGTAACGCTCAAATTTTCATATCAAGTCCGCAAGTAACGCTCAAACTAGCATGCCATGCAAAACAAAACTATGGAAATCTAAAAGATGTGAAGACCACAAAGGACCCTAACTGGACAATAAATATGATGATACGACAAGAATTGCACAAAAGAGATCAGACCAGTATGGACAAAAATCTTCATGTTCATTAGATTGCGGACATGTTGGTCATGGAACACCAGAATTCCTTCCAAGATTATTACATCAGAAGCATTCACCTGACAAAACAGTAAACCAGATGCTAAAAAGGGAAGAGAAACGACAATTACAGATGAAAATCGACCTTGAGATGAGCAGTAAAGGTAACATAAAGACCataatagaagaagaagaatattaaTATTAACAATAAATAGTACAGCGTAATCAGTAAGCTATTACATGCAAAACCAGCTAAGTACTcgtaaggaagaagaaggaggaaaacACCTAAATAATTTGAGTACCTGCCGGAAACTATCAGATTTTCGTCTATGTGTCTTAAAATCATAAATTGGAACTTGGACAGATTGCCCGTTCTTTAGCTTTTGAATGCAATCCAAGAGTTGTTCCGTGTCAAAAGCGTCTAAAAAACACAACCAATAGATAATCAGTAAACTATATGAATAATGTTCCTATAGGACATACAAAAGAATCCCAACAAAACATGTTTTGTCACTACAAGCCTGTCAGATATGCACATTATAGCACAGCACACAGCCTAATTCCTTAGCTAAAATCAACAACACGAAACTACATTCGAACTTTAATGGTAAAATGATCACCAGGATGATCAAAATTATACTCATGCACTCGTTCCGATTCCTCGGGTGTCAAACCTCGATAAAATGAATCCTACAGAATGTCCAAATGAAACTAATCAAAGaattatactaattatataGCTTAATCAACTAACAACAGAAAATCGTACATGCAGAGAAATAATAAGGCAAAGTAAGCAACGAGAAGGAGCTGCACAAAGCCCTAACCTGATTGACAAGTACGACACGATGATCGTGAAGCTGCTGGATGATCATGTCGCACACTGTCGTCTTACCGGAAGCCGTACCTCCCGAAACACCTAATCAATCGTTGTAACAACaacgaaattgaaattgaaattgacgaaattgaattaaacttgAAATGCAGTTGCAGCTGAGACTGAATCGGACGCAACGGATCAACGAAATGCAAATTGAAATGAAAACGAAGAGCGAGGGAGTGAGGGAGTGAGATTACCGATGACGAATGGCTGTTTGGCGGCGTGGGGGTCGGCTGCGAGGTTGGTAGAAGGGCCGGGAGACGAAGAAGGTGGCGGAGAGGAGAGGATGCTGTCGAACCGGAGCCCCGAAAAGTGGGGACCAGAAGCTTTCTCCATCACGTAGTCAATCGTCATCGCGTTCTCCGACATGGTtttccactctctctctctcgctctctggTTTTGCGTTTCGGAGTGAATGTGGTAAAGAACGACTCGACGCTGCAATTTAAGTGAAAATTTATGTTAAGAGTTTCAGCTTGACAGAGACTGCCGTTTCGTCACCATCAGTACAGGCGCGCAAGATTCacgctttctttcttttcttttttatttttatttatttattattattattattacttttttttttgggtgagcTGAATAGTTCGAGACTAGGACAAAGACACCAAAAGGATACACAGAAAGCTTACAAGGAGGCAAACAAccaaattaaagcaaaaaacACCAAGTAGCCCTTACTTGATTGTCCATTGTCAATTATTTATATCTCCTCACTATTCTTTAAATGTCCAttgtcaattattttattttttacgtcaaaaatttctattaaattgagaatatttttgtaaaatcatttcATTCACTTGAACTAGTAGCTTATTCAATTTAAcggaaagttttttttttttttaataaagaaaaaaaaagccaaaatgattgacggtagATAATCTCATAATTCACTTTTGTCGATATTAAATCTCAGTGATCAAAGTGATGAATTATGACAATCTTAGAgaccattttgattaaaaatgcaagaaaatatTCTATGATTTTGTgataattattattaagaaaTGTTAcag from Pyrus communis chromosome 7, drPyrComm1.1, whole genome shotgun sequence encodes the following:
- the LOC137740964 gene encoding uridine/cytidine kinase UKL1, chloroplastic-like gives rise to the protein MSENAMTIDYVMEKASGPHFSGLRFDSILSSPPPSSSPGPSTNLAADPHAAKQPFVIGVSGGTASGKTTVCDMIIQQLHDHRVVLVNQDSFYRGLTPEESERVHEYNFDHPDAFDTEQLLDCIQKLKNGQSVQVPIYDFKTHRRKSDSFRQVNASDVIILEGILVFHDQHVRNLMNMKIFVHTDADVRLARRIRRDTVERGRDINSVLEMYAKFVKPAFDDFIHPSKKYADVIIPLGGENHVAIDLIVQHIRTKLGQHDLCKIYPNVYVIQSTFQIRGMHTLIRDREISKHDFVFYSDRLIRLVVEHGLGHLPFTEKQIITPTGSVYTGVDFCKKLCGVSIVRSGESMENALRACCKGIKIGKILIHRVGDNGKQLIYEKLPKDISERHVLLLDPVLGTGNSANQAVELLIQKGVPEAQIIFLNLISAPEGIHCVSKRFPSLKIVTSEIDVALNEEFRVIPGMGEFGDRYFGTDD